The following proteins come from a genomic window of Kocuria palustris:
- a CDS encoding isochorismatase family protein codes for MTAPRRALIVIDAQQEYFDGLLPIQHPPREQSLARIRSTIEAAESADLPVVLVQHELPEGAPIFASRSATVGNHPEIAAFEDRAAKRVSKQFSSVFAQTGLAEWLREQDVDTVTLVGYMTNNCVIGSAVGAEPLGFAVEVLSDATGAIDIANDAGRASAQQVHETLMALLHSNWAAVADTDAWIAAIQAGQALGKSDLVTSAANGRADG; via the coding sequence ATGACCGCACCTCGCCGTGCCCTCATCGTCATCGACGCCCAGCAGGAGTACTTCGATGGCCTTCTGCCGATCCAGCACCCGCCCCGCGAACAGTCGCTCGCTCGCATCCGGTCGACCATCGAGGCCGCTGAGAGCGCCGACCTCCCCGTGGTCCTGGTGCAGCACGAGCTGCCCGAGGGCGCTCCGATCTTCGCCTCCAGATCGGCCACCGTCGGGAACCACCCTGAGATCGCGGCCTTCGAGGACCGGGCCGCCAAGCGCGTCAGCAAGCAGTTCTCCAGCGTCTTCGCCCAGACCGGACTGGCGGAGTGGCTGCGCGAGCAGGACGTCGACACCGTCACCCTGGTCGGCTACATGACCAACAACTGCGTCATCGGCTCGGCCGTCGGCGCCGAGCCGCTCGGATTCGCCGTCGAGGTCCTCTCCGACGCCACCGGCGCGATCGACATCGCCAACGACGCCGGCCGCGCCTCCGCCCAGCAGGTGCACGAGACGCTCATGGCCCTGCTGCACTCGAACTGGGCCGCCGTCGCTGACACTGACGCGTGGATCGCTGCCATTCAGGCCGGCCAGGCTCTGGGCAAGAGCGATCTCGTCACCTCTGCTGCAAACGGCCGCGCCGACGGCTGA
- a CDS encoding GNAT family N-acetyltransferase, whose amino-acid sequence MARKLPTDPGRPIAGIIVRQYRPDDAHSTRHVFDRAIRGTAARFYDPAPIEAWAQGGDVDLASWNERRERAWTIVAELEGRIVGFADLCDGGLLDMLFVHPDAGERGVARALVSAVLDHARRNGVPQVTTYASRAARAVFERLGFVVDRENSENQVRGVLVPNCEMHIDLTEDEDQLIVATHPSVPESDTAPTLSPRSGDAATTEPSDLSALRVKDLLQLEATIVSELRGRGLVRTNNKPLGDIAEQIVLAARGGVLEPNSTKSHDVTSLDGQKIQVKAMGARKVGRAGTFSPFRSFGFDTAVFLVFAAETFEIVLAREVPAADIEAATRCIPHINGRQPTLRQIESLGDDVTEEMRAAYAALDAVARA is encoded by the coding sequence GTGGCTCGGAAGCTCCCGACGGACCCCGGTCGCCCTATTGCCGGGATCATCGTCCGGCAGTACCGGCCAGACGATGCCCACTCCACCCGCCACGTCTTCGACAGGGCGATCCGCGGCACTGCGGCGCGCTTCTACGATCCGGCGCCGATCGAGGCCTGGGCCCAGGGCGGCGACGTCGACCTGGCGTCATGGAATGAGCGCCGCGAGCGAGCATGGACGATCGTAGCCGAGCTGGAGGGCCGCATCGTCGGGTTCGCGGACCTTTGCGACGGCGGCCTTCTCGACATGCTGTTCGTCCACCCGGACGCTGGTGAGCGCGGGGTGGCGCGTGCTCTGGTCTCGGCGGTTCTCGATCATGCCCGGCGGAACGGAGTGCCCCAGGTGACCACGTATGCGAGCCGGGCCGCTCGGGCAGTCTTCGAGAGGCTCGGTTTCGTCGTCGATCGTGAGAACTCGGAGAATCAGGTGCGCGGTGTTCTCGTGCCCAACTGCGAGATGCACATCGATCTGACCGAGGACGAGGATCAACTCATAGTCGCGACACATCCGTCAGTGCCGGAATCCGATACGGCCCCAACCTTGAGTCCACGTTCGGGAGATGCGGCGACGACGGAGCCGTCAGACCTCTCAGCGCTGCGCGTGAAGGATCTGCTGCAGCTGGAGGCAACCATCGTCTCCGAACTCCGAGGGAGGGGTCTGGTGCGCACCAACAACAAGCCGCTGGGTGACATCGCTGAGCAGATCGTGCTGGCGGCTCGGGGAGGCGTGCTCGAACCCAACTCGACGAAATCGCACGATGTGACCTCGCTCGATGGTCAAAAGATCCAGGTCAAGGCCATGGGGGCGCGCAAGGTCGGACGGGCGGGCACATTCAGCCCGTTCCGCAGCTTCGGCTTCGACACCGCAGTGTTTCTCGTCTTCGCCGCGGAGACCTTCGAGATCGTGCTCGCGCGCGAGGTCCCAGCTGCCGATATCGAGGCTGCGACGAGATGCATCCCTCATATCAACGGTCGCCAGCCGACGCTCCGCCAGATCGAATCCCTGGGCGACGACGTGACCGAGGAGATGCGGGCTGCGTACGCGGCACTCGATGCAGTGGCCAGGGCGTGA
- a CDS encoding type II toxin-antitoxin system RelE/ParE family toxin, with product MIRSFANKATERLWNGDKLPSVDPRVQKAVLGKLTQIHAARFLDSLRVPPGNRLESLEHDRSGQHSIRVDDQWRICFPRNDGGAEDVELVDYH from the coding sequence GTGATCAGGTCCTTCGCCAACAAGGCGACTGAGCGGCTCTGGAATGGCGACAAGTTGCCATCGGTTGATCCCCGTGTCCAGAAGGCCGTCCTTGGAAAGCTGACGCAGATCCACGCCGCCCGCTTTCTCGACTCGCTGCGTGTGCCTCCCGGCAATCGGCTGGAGTCGCTGGAACACGACCGGTCGGGGCAGCACAGCATTCGAGTCGATGATCAGTGGCGGATCTGCTTCCCCCGGAACGATGGAGGTGCTGAGGATGTCGAACTCGTCGACTATCACTGA
- a CDS encoding LLM class flavin-dependent oxidoreductase: MKAFGFLSFGHYGSGRGPGDPDARQVLHDAVEIAEGADETGVNGAYFRVHHFARQGAAPVPLLSAIAARTRRIEVGTGVIDMR, translated from the coding sequence ATGAAGGCATTCGGATTCCTCAGCTTCGGTCACTACGGCTCCGGGCGCGGCCCCGGCGATCCCGACGCGCGTCAGGTCCTCCACGACGCCGTCGAGATCGCCGAGGGCGCCGACGAGACGGGCGTCAACGGCGCGTACTTCCGCGTCCACCACTTCGCGCGGCAGGGTGCGGCTCCGGTGCCGCTGCTCAGTGCCATCGCCGCGCGGACGCGGCGCATCGAGGTGGGCACCGGCGTCATCGACATGCGCTAG
- a CDS encoding recombinase family protein gives MVELVALRKTNEVAAYVRASMDRKGDRWTVDTQLRKIRALAEAKDWNVVEVYEDNAVSATKKRRAGTRWAEMLDDARAGRFSMVVAVDMDRLLRSTKDLNTLIDLGLRVVTVDGEIDLSTADGEFRATMLAALARFEARRKAERQIRSNERRRFEGIPTSAWKAFGWTREGELIPEEADAVRRAFAAFLGEPSLSIRRIREDLNGAGHLTARGSEFSVDAVRYLLANPLYAGYIKHYASGELYPVQGDAFPPIVGEQTWRAAVAKLEDNVRRSARQGNQPKYLLSTIGLCGKCGATLVSGTNSRKQPTYRCGEQFHLTRQREPVDAMVTEAVLTRLSSVDVHNLVMPQEDDGPDHEELLTERNALVERVKELSPLLRDIHQPVLEITAAINDVKARIDEIDAELLDRSVSVAAKLLADVDEPVGTAERREVVEAKWKTLDVDRRRMLVDELVTVTIEPIAPGHVKFDPDLIRIEPRRD, from the coding sequence ATGGTCGAACTGGTAGCGCTGAGGAAGACGAACGAGGTGGCCGCGTACGTCCGCGCCTCCATGGACCGCAAGGGCGACCGCTGGACGGTCGATACGCAGCTGAGGAAGATCAGGGCGCTGGCCGAGGCCAAGGACTGGAACGTCGTCGAGGTCTACGAGGACAACGCCGTGTCGGCGACGAAGAAGCGCCGCGCTGGCACCCGCTGGGCCGAGATGCTGGACGACGCCCGCGCGGGCCGCTTCTCGATGGTGGTCGCCGTGGACATGGACCGGCTGCTGCGCAGCACGAAGGACCTCAACACCTTGATTGACCTGGGGCTGCGGGTCGTCACCGTGGACGGCGAGATCGACCTCTCGACGGCCGACGGTGAGTTCCGAGCGACGATGCTCGCGGCACTGGCCCGGTTCGAGGCCAGGCGTAAGGCGGAGCGTCAGATCAGGTCGAACGAGCGCCGACGCTTCGAGGGCATCCCGACGAGCGCCTGGAAGGCGTTCGGGTGGACGCGAGAGGGCGAGCTGATCCCGGAGGAGGCCGACGCCGTCCGGCGGGCCTTCGCCGCGTTCCTCGGCGAGCCGTCGCTGTCGATCCGGCGAATCCGCGAGGATCTGAACGGTGCCGGTCATCTCACCGCCCGCGGGTCGGAGTTCTCCGTCGATGCCGTGCGCTACCTCCTGGCGAACCCGCTCTACGCTGGCTACATCAAGCACTACGCGTCGGGCGAGCTGTACCCGGTGCAGGGCGACGCGTTCCCGCCCATCGTCGGCGAGCAAACGTGGCGGGCCGCGGTGGCGAAGCTGGAGGACAACGTGCGAAGGTCGGCGAGGCAGGGTAACCAGCCGAAGTACCTTCTGTCCACGATCGGGCTGTGCGGGAAGTGCGGCGCGACGCTCGTCTCCGGGACGAACAGTCGCAAGCAGCCGACGTACCGCTGCGGCGAGCAGTTCCATCTCACCCGCCAGCGCGAGCCCGTCGATGCGATGGTGACCGAGGCGGTGCTCACCCGCTTGTCCTCGGTGGATGTGCACAACCTCGTGATGCCGCAGGAGGACGATGGGCCAGATCACGAGGAGTTGCTGACGGAGCGGAACGCCCTGGTCGAGCGGGTGAAGGAGCTGAGCCCGCTGCTGCGTGACATCCATCAGCCGGTCCTGGAGATCACGGCGGCGATCAACGACGTGAAGGCCCGCATCGATGAGATCGACGCGGAGCTGCTCGACCGTTCGGTGTCGGTGGCGGCGAAGTTGCTCGCGGACGTGGACGAGCCGGTCGGCACCGCGGAGCGCCGCGAGGTGGTCGAGGCGAAGTGGAAGACGTTGGACGTGGACCGCCGCCGGATGCTCGTGGACGAGCTGGTGACGGTGACCATCGAGCCCATCGCGCCCGGTCACGTGAAGTTCGACCCCGACCTCATTCGTATAGAGCCGCGTCGCGACT